The Kryptolebias marmoratus isolate JLee-2015 linkage group LG7, ASM164957v2, whole genome shotgun sequence region NNNNNNNNNNNNNNNNNNNNNNNNNNNNNNNNNNNNNNNNNNNNNNNNNNNNNNNNNNNNNNNNNNNNNNNNNNNNNNNNNNNNNNNNNNNNNNNNNNNNNNNNNNNNNNNNNNNNNNNNNNNNNNNNNNNNNNNNNNNNNNNNNNNNNNNNNNNNNNNNNNNNNNNNNNNNNNNNNNNNNNNNNNNNNNNNNNNNNNNNNNNNNNNNNNNNNNNNNNNNNNNNNNNNNNNNNNNNNNNNNNNNNNNNNNNNNNNNNNNNNNNNNNNNNNNNNNNNNNNNNNNNNNNNNNNNNNNNNNNNNNNNNNNNNNNNNNNNNNNNNNNNNNNNNNNNNNNNNNNNNNNNNNNNNNNNNNNNNNNNNNNNNNNNNNNNNNNNNNNNNNNNNNNNNNNNNNNNNNNNNNNNNNNNNNNNNNNNNNNNNNNNNNNNNNNNNNNNNNNNNNNNNNNNNNNNNNNNNNNNNNNNNNNNNNNNNNNNNNNNNNNNNNNNNNNNNNNNNNNNNNNNNNNNNNNNNNNNNNNNNNNNNNNNNNNNNNNNNNNNNNNNNNNNNNNNNNNNNNNNNNNNNNNNNNNNNNNNNNNNNNNNNNNNNNNNNNNNNNNNNNNNNNNNNNNNNNNNNNNNNNNNNNNNNNNNNNNNNNNNNNNNNNNNNNNNNNNNNNNNNNNNNNNNNNNNNNNNNNNNNNNNNNNNNNNNNNNNNNNNNNNNNNNNNNNNNNNNNNNNNNNNNNNNNNNNNNNNNNNNNNNNNNNNNNNNNNNNNNNNNNNNNNNNNNNNNNNNNNNNNNNNNNNNNNNNNNNNNNNNNNNNNNNNNNNNNNNNNNNNNNNNNNNNNNNNNNNNNNNNNNNNNNNNNNNNNNNNNNNNNNNNNNNNNNNNNNNNNNNNNNNNNNNNNNNNNNNNNNNNNNNNNNNNNNNNNNNNNNNNNNNNNNNNNNNNNNNNNNNNNNNNNNNNNNNNNNNNNNNNNNNNNNNNNNNNNNNNNNNNNNNNNNNNNNNNNNNNNNNNNNNNNNNNNNNNNNNNNNNNNNNNNNNNNNNNNNNNNNNNNNNNNNNNNNNNNNNNNNNNNNNNNNNNNNNNNNNNNNNNNNNNNNNNNNNNNNNNNNNNNNNNNNNNNNNNNNNNNNNNNNNNNNNNNNNNNNNNNNNNNNNNNNNAGGAGGTTTAACAGGAGGTTTAAcaggactggatcaggaggttTAACAGGACTGGGTCAGGAGGTTTAACAGGACTGGGTCAGGAGGTTTAACAGGAGGTTTAAcaggactggatcaggaggtttaacaggactggatcaggagttCAGACAGAAACTGTGATCTGGATTAAAACATTGAATGTTTCAGATGTAAACACATTAAACTGGTTTTTCCTCGAAGCTGACTGAGGTTCAGGACAGATTATTCTAAAGAACGGATAAACGACCCGGTTTTAAACTCAGGTCCGGAGGTTTATCTCAGGAATGTGAGCCTCTCTGCACCTGCAGGCCTctccctgacctctgacccctgaacCCTCAGCCTGACCCACATTCCTCTGCCTCACCTCGGGGCCTCCGGGAGCGTCGCCTTCAGGGAAGCCGGGTTTCGGATCAGCCTGTCGAGAGACGCCACGATGTCACAGAACCGGGGCCGATTGGCCCGCTCCTTCTGCCAGCAGTCCAACATGAGCGCGTGCAGAGAGGCGGGGCAGTCGGGCGGCGGCGGCAGCCGGTAGTCCTGCTCGATGGCGTTAATCACCTGCAGGACAGGAAGGTCAGTCTGATCCGATCCAACAGATGGACTCGAGGAAACGAAGAATATGTTTTGTCTTTACGTCCTGGTTGCTCATGTCCCAGTACGGCCTCTCCCCGTAGGACATCACCTCCCACATGACGATGCCGTAACTCCACACGTCGCTGGCCGACGTGAACTTCCTGCGAGCGGACGCAGAATTATTCAGAGCAGGTGAAAACAAGAAGGCAGCGTTTATAAACACCTGACCTGCACCTGACCTGCACCTGACCTGCAGCTGACCTGCAGCTCACCTGCAGCTCACCTGTAGGCGATGGCTTCAGGAGCCGTCCACCGGATGGGAATCTTCCCTCCCtgggaaaacaaacatctgttacATCTCCACACACCTGGGGAGGAACCATCAACGCCTGGGGAGGAACCATCAAACACCTGAGGAACCATCAAACACCTGAGGAAGAACCATCAAACACCTGAGGAACCATCTAACACCTGGGGAGGAACCATCAAACACCTGGGAAAGAACCATCAAACACCTGAGGAACCATCTAACACCTGAGGAAGAACCATCTAACACCTGGGGAGGAACCATCTAACACCTGAGAAAGAACCATCAAACACCTGGGGAGGAACCATCTAACACCTGAGGAGAAACCATCAAACACCTGAGGAAGAACCATCTAACACCTGGGGAGGAACCATCAAACACCTGGGGAGGAACCTTCAAACACCTGAGGAACCTTCAAACACCTGAGGAGGAACCATCAAACACCTGGGGAGGAACCATCAAACACCTGGGGAGGAACCATCAAACACCTGAGGAAGAACCTTCAAACACCTGAGAACCCTTCAAACACCTGAGGAGGAACCATCAAACACCTGAGGAGGAACCATCAATCACCTGAGGAAGAACCATCAAACACCTGGGGAGGAACCATCAAACACCTGGGGAGGAACCATCAAACACCTGGGGAGGAACCATCTAACACCTGAGGAGAAACCATCAAACACCTGAGGAAGAACCATCTAACACCTGAAGAACCATCAAACACCTGAGGAAGAACCATCAAACACCTGGGGAGGAACCATCAAACACCTGGGGAGGAACCATCTAACACCTGGGGAGGAATCTTCAGACTCACCAGGGAGCTGGTGTAGGTCGGGTCTGAGGAGTTCTCCTTCAGAAACCTGCTGAGACCAAAATCGGACACCTGGAAGACATAAAACCACTCAGATCTGCGGAAGGAGACGAGATggacagacaggagacagacagacagacaggtgtgtcTCACCTTACAGACCAGGTTGGAGTTGACCAGGATGTTCCGAGCTGCCAGGTCTCTGTGGACGAAGCTCATGTCTGACAGATACTTCATCCCTGCAGCGATGCCCCGCAGCATCCCCACCAGCTGGATGGTGGTGAACTGTCCATCATTCATCTGCAGGGGACAGACGGGTGGACAGGAGGACAGTCAGACGGGTGGACAGGAGGACAGTCAGACAGGTAACGGTGGCCCCTCCCCGTCTCACCCTCAGGAAGCTGTCGAGCGCTCCGTTCTCCATGAACTCGGTGAGGATCATGACAGGACAGGAAGTGGTGATGACCCCCTCCAGGTGGATGATGTTGGGGTGTTGGAACTGACCCATGATGGACGCCTCGGACAGGAAGTCCCGCCTCTGTTTCTCAGTGTAGCCGCCTTTCAGAGTCTTGATGGCCACGTAGTTCTCCTTCCTGCCCGGGATCCTCAGACGACCGCGGCACACCTCACCGaactcacctggacaggtgcACAGCAGGTCATGGGACATGAAACAAGGCAGAACATCGAGAAGCTGGATGCAGCTTGTtctgaaacacaacagaacccagaacagaaccctgaggaGTACCGCCAGGCTGAGCGGCTTGAGGTCACACAGGCAGGAGAGCAACCAATCACAGCCGGTCTGAGCCTCTGAGACCGGCGGGTCCAGAACCGGTTCAATACGCTGCTCCAAAGTAACTGATCCTGGAGCAGAGGTGTCAAGTTCTTCTGAGGctcattaacacacacacacacacacatcatgttCTTCTGAGGCCATCAAACACCTGAGGAGGAACCATCCGCCAGcagagagcaaaaacacaacatgtcaCAGAAACCTGCAGTGAGCGAGAATATCTGCAGTATTTAAACGTGCTGAAGGAGGTTCTgagggcaggaggaggaggaggagcaggaggaggaggagcaggaggaggaggagcaggaggaggaggaggaggaggaggaggaggaggaggaggaggaggNNNNNNNNNNNNNNNNNNNNNNNNNNNNNNNNNNNNNNNNNNNNNNNNNNNNNNNNNNNNNNNNNNNNNNNNNNNNNNNNNNNNNNNNNNNNNNNNNNNNNNNNNNNNNNNNNNNNNNNNNNNNNNNNNNNNNNNNNNNNNNNNNNNNNNNNNNNNNNNNNNNNNNNNNNNNNNNNNNNNNNNNNNgagcaggaggaggaggagcaggaggaggaggagcaggaggaggaggagcagcaggaggaggaggaggagcaggaggaggagtaggaggagggaggaggagcagcaggaggaggaggaggaggagcaggaggaggaggaggagcagcaggaggaggaggaggaggaggaggagcaacGGGAAGTCAGACAGGTGTGAACAGGAAGTCCTACAGGTGTACAGGTGAACAGTCAGAgggacaggtggacaggtggacATATGGACAGCTGTTGGTTACCTGCTCCGATGACTTCCTCGATCTTAACGAAGGAGGCGTCGATCTCTTTGGTGAACTCTCTCACAGCCTCGTTTGGATCCTCGTAGGTAAACGGGTCGATGTAGACCTTCATCGCTATGACAACaagatgacatcatcatcagaaGAAGAATCCAAACCAACCTCCTGCCCTCTCATTGGTCAGTCTGTAGGACTGcctgtgattggctgagagACTCACTCTGTCCCATCTGGTAGTGTCCCGTCTTATCGCTGCTGCCGCGCCGCCGCCGTCTCCTGctgagagacacacagagagggaCAAAGACGGACAGACACAgagggacagatggacagagagaaacagacacagagggacagatggacagagagacagacagacgagtgttttttgttgtcaggACACACGTCTCTGAGAGGACAATAATGTGTCTCTGCGTCTCTCACAGGATTCAGTTTCTACGTCTTAATATAGTCGGCCTGTCCCACCCTGTCCTCCTCTGTGTGGACATATGTGTGTATGAGATTGTGTGCTGTTGTGTTGTATGTGTGTAAGCTTTGTTGTATGTGTGTAGCCTttggtgtgcgtgtgtgagtgtgtgtgtgtgcgtgcgtgcgtgcgttgtgtgagtgtgtgtgtctgtgtgtgttgtgtgtgtgtgtgtgtgtgtgtgtgtgaacttgAGGTCAGGGCGGTCCATTGTTCTGAGAGCGCAGCAGGGAGGGACCATCCTGAACATTCGTCTCTCTCTTACCGGTAGCAGATGGCCACGGTGATCGCCGCGGCAACCAGCAACAATATGGCCAAAGAGACGAGGACGGAGGTGACCACCAGCTGAGACGGAGACATCCCTGTCagagcagacacacaaacatcacaacaacaaacaaacagctaacAGCATCGGGTTCTGAGCGTTCAGGCCCGTACCGTCCGGCAGCGTGCTGAGGCTCCTCGTGGCGCTGAACGGTCCAAACCCGACCTGGGAGCGAGCTCGAACCTGGACCTGGTACTGGGTTGCCCTCTGCAAGCCCATCagaaccacagaagaagaccTGCTGGACACGTACTGCCACTGACCCGGCTCCTCCCCATCCTTACGGCAGTACCGCAGCTGGTAGTCCAAGATCTGGTGCTGGTTCTGCAGAACCGGGGCGGTCCACTCCACAGACAGGGTGTTCTCTGAAGCCTCCGCCCTCCTCAGACCAGAGACCGGCGGAGGAACTGGACAGACCAATCACCAATCAATCCATCAGAAACCACAGGGAACATCCCAGATATCTGCGCAGAGCGATGGGTCTGAAAGGCATTCTGGGTAATGTAGTTTGTTACCATCTCTGCTGGTGGTGACGTTCAGCCTGACGGAGgctggctctgattggctgacagcTGAGACGCCGTTCAGTGATTGGATGGTAAACGTGTATTTCGTTTGTGGGCGGAGCCCCCAGATGAATACGCGGCGCTGAGTCAGGCTGCGCTGCATCGGGCGGTACAGGATGCTGTCATCACAAGGAGAACAGGAACTGACCAATCCCTGAAGAGAAAGAAGGAGGGGGTGGAGTCAAGGGAAGGATGGACTGGATCCTGGACTGGTCTCTGGTCTGGTTACTGGTCTGGTTACTGGTCTGGTTACTAGCCTGGTTACTGATCTGGTTACTGGATTGGTTACTGGTCTGGGCACTGGTCTGGTTACTGGACTGATCTCTGGACTGGTTACTGGTCTGGTTACTAGCCTGGTTACTGGTCTAGTTACTGGACTGGTTACTAGCCTGGTTACTGGTCTGGTTACTGGACTGGTTACTGGTCTAGTTACTGGACTGGTTACTAGCCTGGTTACTGGACTGATCTCTGATCTGGTTACTGGACTGATCTCTGGTCTGGTTACTGGTCTGGGCACTGGTCTGGTTACTGGTCTGGTTACTGGACTGGTTACTGGTCTGGTTACTAGCCTGGTTACTAGTCTGGTTACTGGACTGGTTACTGGTCTGGTTACTGGTCTGGCTGGTTACTGGACTGACCTCTGGTCTGGTTACTGGCCTGGTTACTAGCCTGGTTACTGGCCTGGTTACTAGCCTGGTTACTAGCCTGGTTACTGGTCTGGTTACTGGTCTGGCTGGTTACTGGTCAGGCTGGTTACTGGTCTGGTTACTGGTCTGGCTGGTTACTGGTCTGGCTGGTTACTGGACTGACCTCTGGTCTGGTTACTGGTTTGGCTGGTTACTGGTCTGGTTACTGGTCTGATCTCTGGTCTGGTTATTGGTCTGGTTACTGGTTTGACTGGTTACTTGACTGGTTATTTGACTGGTTACTGGTCTGGGCACTGGTCTGGTTACTGGACTGATCTCTGGACTGGTTACTGGTCTGGTTACTGGTCTGGTTACTAGCCTGGTTACTGGTCTAGTTACTGGACTGGTTACTAGCCTGGTTACTGGACTGATCTCTGGTCTGGTTACTGGTCTGGTTACTGGTCTGGTTACTGGTCTGGTTACTGGTCTGGCTGGTTACTGGTCAGGCTGGTTACTGGTCAGGCTGGTTACTGGTCTGGTTACTGGTCTGGCTGGTTACTGGACTGACCTCTGGTCTGGTCTCTGGTCTGGTTACTGGTTTGGCTGGTTACTGGTCTGGTTACTGGTCTGATCTCTGGTCTGGTTATTGGTCTGGTTACTGGTTTGACTGGTTACTTGACTGGTTACTTGACTGGTTACTGGTCTGGTTACTAGCCTGGTTACTGGTCAAACAATccagagctaaaataaaaacttttttgttatttttcatttacactGAAACAGTTTCTGTGGTCTAACTGCTCTAAAAGGTATTTACTGATTTGTAATTGGTAAACTGGTCAATCTGGTCTAACTGGTATCGTCTCCATGCTTTAATTGGTTCAGTGGGTCTAACAGAACCACCTGGTGTACCTGGCTGGTTCTGGCGGGCCCACAGTCAGAACACAGAACCCTGTAGGTGAGgtctcctcgtcctcctcgctCCAGCGGCTCGCTCCACTCCAGCGTCACCGTGGTGTCGTTGAGCTGGCTAACCGGGAGGCGGGGCGCCGATGGAGggcctggaggtggggggggtcagaggtcagggtcAGGAAGAGGGGTCGTCTGCGAATGACGAGGTCAGCAGTTTGATCCAGAAACTCTAACATTCTGACACCACCTCCCTGAGAGTGGACCGACAGGTAGGactgatggaggaggagctcCTTCCATCTGAAACTAAAACCTGCGTCTGTAGAACCctgatctcacacacacacacacatacacagacccacacacacacacacatacacagacccacacacacacacacatacacagacccCCGTAATGGGATTATTAATCTGTCCTAATTGCTGCTGTCCGGAGCGATGCAGTTAAAGAGGCGGTGCTGGGGTACTtaaaggggtgtgtgtgtggttgtgtgtgtgtgtgtgtgtgtgtgtgtgtggtggtggtgtgtggttgtgtgtgtgtgtgtctgtgtgtgtggtggtgtgtgtgtgtctgtgtctgtgtgtctgtgtgtgtgtgtctgtgtgtgtgtgtgtgtgtgtgtgtgtgtgtgtgtgtgtgtgtgtgtgcagccatTCTTCAGGCTGTATTAAGTTGTTAAAGAGCCTTTCTGCTCGTTTTCACATGAATCTCGGTTTACAtggacacacaaagacagaacgACTTCAGGCTGAAGTTCAGAGGCGGGGCGGGAACACCCAGGTGCATTATGGGTAATCTGACcccaaacagagaaaacaacaagatgCTGCCGTAGAAAAGGTAAGAAAACACCTGAAAATATCAAAAGACCAACATTGGacaaaagtgtaaagaaaaccCACAGAACAAAGGACaaaggacagaggacagaggacagaagaGTCTTACGTGTGCAGGCAGCGTGTGGCGGGTCGGAGTCCGCACGGTCAAACCCCGGGAGACACGGACAGTAGGAGGAGCCTGGGATCCGGGTGTTGCTATTGGCCGGACACGGAGAGCAGCCGCCATTTCCTGAGCCAACCTTAAAGTGTCCCGATGGACAGGCTGAGGACAAAGACAGGATTAGATCGACCAACATGTCTCTGACTTCAGCTGACAGAACCCTGCTGCTAAAAACACACCGGGactaaagggacagttcagacaTTTAAAGTGTCCAAACGGACAGGCTAAGGACACACAGTTAATGGTCCAAACACGTCTCTGTGGGGATTCTGTGAGTCCACATGAGGACATCAGGGGGGGTACGACCTCGCAGACACAATGAGAGACAGGAAATGACCTTAGCTCCAACAGGATGGGGAAAATGCTGCCATGATGTCACCACAGCGTCCCTGCCAGCCGCCTGTGTGTCTGAgattgacctctgacctcttcaCTCAGCCCCCCTCAGATTTTACAAACAGCAGCGGTGGCAACTGCCTGCTGCTGCACCACTTCCTGCTGGCAGtcagctgacctctgaccccaccCACAATAACAGGAAGCTTCAGACAGCACGATGGAGTAGTGGTTAGACctgctgcctcacagcaagaaggtcctgggttcaggTCCCGGCTTGGATCTGggctctttctgtgtggagtttacatgttctcctgtttgtgtgggtgttctccaggttctccatgttctcctgtttgtgtgggtgttctccaggttctcctgtttgtgtgggtgttctccaggttctccatgttctcctgtttgtgtgggtgttctccaggttctccatgttctcctgtttgtgtgggtgttctccaggttctccatgttctcctgttt contains the following coding sequences:
- the ephb4b gene encoding ephrin type-B receptor 4b isoform X1; translation: MEAPNRARSCGPLLVLMMMMSCWAEEEVLMNTKLETSDLRWTNHPPDDQQWEEISGVDDDANSVRTFQICTPSSPASYWLRTRWIPRRAATTLYVEIRFTMMECAGINHRPCKETFNLYSYASDSDEATPTHPAWMENPYTKVATIAADHLLRRGGERRSNVKLLRLEALQEAGLYLAFQSQGSCMALLAVRVFYRKCPALRRAFAFFPETIPHSLVEQAQGVCVENALTPSGESSKPPSMLCGEDGQWVGQPTSSCACRPGYEAGDSDMRCRACPSGHFKVGSGNGGCSPCPANSNTRIPGSSYCPCLPGFDRADSDPPHAACTRPPSAPRLPVSQLNDTTVTLEWSEPLERGGRGDLTYRVLCSDCGPARTSQGLVSSCSPCDDSILYRPMQRSLTQRRVFIWGLRPQTKYTFTIQSLNGVSAVSQSEPASVRLNVTTSRDVPPPVSGLRRAEASENTLSVEWTAPVLQNQHQILDYQLRYCRKDGEEPGQWQYVSSRSSSVVLMGLQRATQYQVQVRARSQVGFGPFSATRSLSTLPDGMSPSQLVVTSVLVSLAILLLVAAAITVAICYRRRRRRRGSSDKTGHYQMGQTMKVYIDPFTYEDPNEAVREFTKEIDASFVKIEEVIGAGEFGEVCRGRLRIPGRKENYVAIKTLKGGYTEKQRRDFLSEASIMGQFQHPNIIHLEGVITTSCPVMILTEFMENGALDSFLRMNDGQFTTIQLVGMLRGIAAGMKYLSDMSFVHRDLAARNILVNSNLVCKVSDFGLSRFLKENSSDPTYTSSLGGKIPIRWTAPEAIAYRKFTSASDVWSYGIVMWEVMSYGERPYWDMSNQDVINAIEQDYRLPPPPDCPASLHALMLDCWQKERANRPRFCDIVASLDRLIRNPASLKATLPEAPR
- the ephb4b gene encoding ephrin type-B receptor 4b isoform X2 translates to MEAPNRARSCGPLLVLMMMMSCWAEEEVLMNTKLETSDLRWTNHPPDDQQWEEISGVDDDANSVRTFQICTPSSPASYWLRTRWIPRRAATTLYVEIRFTMMECAGINHRPCKETFNLYSYASDSDEATPTHPAWMENPYTKVATIAADHLLRRGGERRSNVKLLRLEALQEAGLYLAFQSQGSCMALLAVRVFYRKCPALRRAFAFFPETIPHSLVEQAQGVCVENALTPSGESSKPPSMLCGEDGQWVGQPTSSCACRPGYEAGDSDMRCRACPSGHFKVGSGNGGCSPCPANSNTRIPGSSYCPCLPGFDRADSDPPHAACTRPPSAPRLPVSQLNDTTVTLEWSEPLERGGRGDLTYRVLCSDCGPARTSQGLVSSCSPCDDSILYRPMQRSLTQRRVFIWGLRPQTKYTFTIQSLNGVSAVSQSEPASVRLNVTTSRDVPPPVSGLRRAEASENTLSVEWTAPVLQNQHQILDYQLRYCRKDGEEPGQWQYVSSRSSSVVLMGLQRATQYQVQVRARSQVGFGPFSATRSLSTLPDGMSPSQLVVTSVLVSLAILLLVAAAITVAICYRRRRRRGSSDKTGHYQMGQTMKVYIDPFTYEDPNEAVREFTKEIDASFVKIEEVIGAGEFGEVCRGRLRIPGRKENYVAIKTLKGGYTEKQRRDFLSEASIMGQFQHPNIIHLEGVITTSCPVMILTEFMENGALDSFLRMNDGQFTTIQLVGMLRGIAAGMKYLSDMSFVHRDLAARNILVNSNLVCKVSDFGLSRFLKENSSDPTYTSSLGGKIPIRWTAPEAIAYRKFTSASDVWSYGIVMWEVMSYGERPYWDMSNQDVINAIEQDYRLPPPPDCPASLHALMLDCWQKERANRPRFCDIVASLDRLIRNPASLKATLPEAPR